A window of the Vanessa cardui chromosome 12, ilVanCard2.1, whole genome shotgun sequence genome harbors these coding sequences:
- the LOC124533978 gene encoding aryl hydrocarbon receptor nuclear translocator-like protein 1 — protein MMESPGPASTRLGVHAGVANQVGLASPEFGMAVSVPQAFDLQNVSCGDSSSDAHSPDLPISKASDRQSRINAEKHRRSQFNSQIAQMMSLLSDVVHSQRKVDKTSVLRLAANKLRNEHVFGDTIKCCHVETWSPAVLKIFDLIGGFMFAVTCKGRIFIVSPNVQEKLGYCHIDLLGQDIYNYIHNEDKETLRQHIYPLELQTGCNAKLFEQHHNFHLRIMRSGARTDPPRYERCRIDGMLRRSDRATANGVQDEQTIRRQRVRHHRTFSSSGNDYVFIGMVHVLSNSLPARMLPPTAYSEYWTRHLIDGRIVQCDQSISLAAGYMTEEVTGTSAFVFMHKDDVRWVICVLRQMYDQSREFGESYYRLMSRSGHFIYMRTRGFLEIDKDTKKVQSFVCVNSVVGEEYGRKMMEEMKRKYSVMVDTERLESEKVLAIDEAPVEHPKRLERIVMHLVEPAVNESVDELKLIAPSKENIISAIKNSERVVQETGVRFDNRKRKNSDSDDNSEHLKRHSGLSDA, from the coding sequence ATGATGGAATCTCCCGGGCCAGCTAGCACACGTCTAGGAGTCCATGCCGGTGTGGCTAATCAGGTAGGGCTGGCTAGTCCAGAATTTGGAATGGCAGTCTCTGTTCCCCAGGCGTTTGATTTACAAAATGTAAGTTGTGGTGATTCTTCGTCTGATGCACACTCGCCTGATTTACCGATTTCCAAAGCAAGCGATCGACAATCTCGTATTAATGCTGAAAAACATCGCAGAAGTCAGTTTAATTCCCAAATTGCTCAAATGATGTCTTTACTTTCTGATGTTGTACATTCACAACGAAAAGTTGACAAAACTAGTGTTCTGCGCCTTGCAGCTAATAAACTTCGAAATGAACATGTTTTTGGTGATACCATTAAATGTTGCCATGTTGAAACATGGTCTCCAGCTgtattaaagatttttgaccTTATTGGGGGCTTCATGTTCGCTGTTACATGCAAAGGTCGCATATTTATTGTCTCTCCGAATGTTCAAGAGAAGTTAGGATATTGTCATATAGATCTTCTTGGCCAagacatatataattacatacacaACGAAGATAAAGAGACTCTTAGGCAACATATTTATCCTCTAGAATTACAGACTGGTTGTAATGCTAAGTTGTTTGAACAGCATCATAATTTCCATCTCAGAATAATGAGATCAGGAGCAAGGACTGATCCTCCAAGGTATGAACGCTGTAGGATAGATGGTATGCTACGACGTTCTGATCGAGCCACAGCTAATGGTGTCCAAGATGAACAGACCATTAGAAGGCAGAGAGTTAGACACCATCGCACATTTTCTTCAAGTGGAaatgattatgtttttatagGAATGGTTCATGTTTTATCAAATAGCTTGCCTGCTAGAATGTTGCCACCTACTGCATACTCTGAATATTGGACAAGGCACTTAATTGATGGTCGCATAGTGCAATGTGATCAAAGTATTTCTTTAGCTGCTGGTTATATGACCGAAGAAGTTACAGGGACATCTGCCTTTGTGTTTATGCATAAGGATGATGTTCGTTGGGTGATTTGTGTCTTGCGACAAATGTATGACCAAAGCCGAGAGTTCGGAGAATCATATTACAGACTCATGTCACGTTCAGgtcattttatttacatgagAACTAGAGGTTTTCTAGAAATCGACAAAGATACTAAGAAAGTACAGAGTTTTGTATGTGTCAACAGTGTTGTCGGAGAGGAATATGGTAGAAAAATGATGGaagaaatgaaaagaaaatattctgtGATGGTGGATACTGAACGATTAGAGAGTGAAAAAGTACTGGCAATTGATGAAGCTCCTGTTGAACATCCAAAGCGTTTAGAACGAATCGTAATGCATTTGGTGGAGCCAGCAGTTAATGAAAGTGtggatgaattaaaattaattgctccatcgaaagaaaatataatttctgcAATTAAGAATAGTGAACGAGTTGTACAGGAAACTGGTGTCAGGTTTGATAATCGCAAAAGAAAAAATTCAGATAGTGATGACAACAGTGAACATTTAAAAAGGCACAGTGGACTTTCTGATGCTTAG